One Borreliella chilensis DNA window includes the following coding sequences:
- a CDS encoding haloacid dehalogenase: MIKAVVFDLDGTLYPEMDRNKLMLFEFLTNIKFFLAFKRIRKKIRILQSNQFSPSNRDELFAIQVKMLSQYLNYGENRCAFLLNKIYYSQIFSDKFKKLKPYLGVQDLIYWLKFKGIKLGVMSDFPILGRVKNLLDIQDSFWDILYSSEDTGYLKPHKIPFLKVIEDLNLSGNNILYVGNSYEYDILGAKNVSMKAAFFSKKHKISKGMIDFIFHDYKDLREYIRLNI; encoded by the coding sequence ATGATTAAAGCTGTAGTATTTGATTTAGATGGCACTTTGTATCCTGAGATGGATAGAAATAAATTAATGTTGTTTGAATTTTTAACCAATATTAAGTTTTTTTTAGCTTTTAAACGAATTAGAAAAAAAATACGAATTTTGCAAAGCAATCAATTTTCGCCTTCAAATAGGGATGAATTGTTTGCCATTCAAGTTAAAATGCTCTCTCAATATTTAAATTACGGTGAGAATCGGTGTGCTTTTTTATTAAATAAAATATATTACAGCCAGATTTTTAGCGATAAGTTTAAAAAACTCAAACCATATCTTGGAGTTCAAGATTTAATCTATTGGCTTAAATTTAAGGGAATAAAGTTGGGTGTAATGTCAGACTTTCCTATTTTAGGTCGTGTCAAAAATTTATTGGATATTCAAGACAGTTTTTGGGATATTCTTTATTCTTCGGAAGATACTGGGTATTTAAAGCCACATAAAATACCTTTTTTAAAAGTTATTGAGGATTTGAATTTAAGTGGTAATAATATTTTATATGTTGGGAATTCTTATGAATATGACATTTTGGGTGCTAAAAATGTTTCAATGAAAGCAGCTTTTTTTTCAAAAAAGCATAAAATCTCTAAGGGGATGATTGATTTTATTTTTCATGATTATAAAGACTTAAGAGAATATATACGTTTGAATATATAG
- a CDS encoding phosphoesterase: MQDSTIKTLIIGDIIGESGLKKVFFNLKHIKNKYRIDLVIANGENSSNGFGITPEIANNLFRSGVNVITTGNHVYSNYKINDYLNKQVYILRPNNFSDLLDGHGYCFLTVRNEKVAVANVQGFLNMNFIVKNPFDNAKKLVNMLNNKARTIFIDFHAESNYEKESFGYFLNGFVTGVVGTHTHIMTKDERILSKGTAYISDVGMTGGLNSVIGFSPNISLKGLLEYVPLRAEVVEDDIVLQGVIITSNLKTGRALKIERIQK; this comes from the coding sequence ATGCAAGATAGCACGATTAAAACTTTAATAATTGGAGATATAATAGGCGAAAGTGGATTAAAAAAAGTTTTTTTTAATCTTAAGCATATTAAGAATAAATATAGAATAGATTTGGTAATTGCTAATGGAGAAAACTCTTCAAATGGTTTTGGAATAACACCGGAAATAGCAAATAATCTTTTTAGATCAGGGGTTAATGTTATTACTACAGGTAATCATGTATATTCTAATTATAAAATAAATGATTATCTAAATAAGCAAGTGTATATATTAAGACCAAATAATTTTTCAGATTTATTAGATGGGCATGGTTATTGTTTTTTAACGGTTCGAAATGAAAAGGTTGCTGTGGCTAATGTTCAGGGGTTTTTAAATATGAATTTTATTGTTAAGAATCCTTTTGATAATGCAAAAAAATTGGTTAATATGCTGAATAATAAGGCTAGAACCATTTTTATAGATTTTCATGCTGAGAGTAATTATGAGAAAGAAAGTTTTGGTTATTTTTTAAATGGTTTTGTAACAGGTGTGGTTGGCACTCATACTCATATTATGACTAAAGATGAAAGGATTTTATCAAAAGGAACAGCTTATATTAGTGATGTTGGAATGACGGGTGGATTGAATTCTGTAATAGGATTTAGTCCTAATATTTCTCTTAAAGGCTTGCTTGAATATGTTCCTTTAAGAGCTGAAGTTGTAGAAGATGACATAGTTTTACAGGGAGTTATTATTACTTCTAATCTAAAGACAGGTCGTGCTTTAAAAATTGAAAGGATCCAGAAATAA
- a CDS encoding 50S ribosomal protein L17 translates to MKTKLGFNRLNRKSSHRRALLKNMVISFLKYEKISSTKAKLFEVKRFAERLITKAKVDTVYNRRELSRFIHDKSILNKLFVRISPVFKERNGGYTRIIKLGKRYGDAAEMAILELVEKPLKVE, encoded by the coding sequence ATGAAAACAAAATTGGGTTTTAATAGATTAAATAGGAAGTCTAGTCATAGGAGAGCGCTTTTAAAAAATATGGTAATTTCTTTTTTAAAGTATGAGAAAATTTCTTCTACTAAGGCAAAGTTATTTGAAGTTAAAAGATTTGCTGAAAGATTGATTACAAAGGCAAAAGTTGACACTGTGTATAATAGGCGGGAGTTATCAAGATTTATACATGATAAGTCTATTTTGAATAAGCTGTTTGTTAGAATTTCTCCTGTTTTTAAAGAAAGGAATGGTGGGTATACTCGGATAATTAAATTAGGGAAAAGGTATGGAGATGCAGCTGAAATGGCTATCCTAGAATTAGTTGAAAAGCCTTTAAAAGTTGAATAA
- a CDS encoding GTP-binding protein Der, with protein MLSYKKVLIVGRPNVGKSALFNRILDSKRSITENAYGVTRDLVEEVCKVGSFNFKLIDTGGFSILKDEISKIVVQKVLISLEKVDLILLVLDVNEILLEDYQIIERLRKYSSKVILVLNKVDTKDKEFLAHEFHNLGFKRYFFVSAVHGRGITKLRDFLKVEVGEANIEDEANIKVGIIGKPNTGKSTLINYLSGDEVSIVSDKPGTTRDFIKTRFTKNGKVFEIIDTAGIRRRARVNEIVEYYSVNRALKVIDMVDVVFLLIDVKEELTSQDKKIAHYATKKGKGIIIVFSKWDLVGESKGHFETLKSRVKFFFPVLNFAPVFRISVHKNIGLNSLFKEAFKLKDQLELKTSTPDLNRMLNLWIKDYHLNVSHKVKYITQVSTNPVKFILFANKIKNFPNSYYNYLVNNLREIGYKNIPILIELREKIRDLK; from the coding sequence TTGCTTAGTTATAAAAAGGTTCTTATTGTTGGTAGACCAAATGTTGGGAAATCTGCTTTATTTAATCGAATTTTAGATTCAAAAAGAAGTATTACTGAGAATGCTTACGGTGTTACTAGAGATTTAGTTGAAGAAGTTTGTAAGGTTGGTTCTTTTAATTTTAAATTAATTGATACTGGTGGATTTTCAATCTTAAAAGATGAGATTAGTAAAATTGTTGTTCAAAAAGTTTTAATCTCTTTAGAAAAAGTTGATTTAATTTTATTAGTTTTAGATGTTAATGAAATTTTACTTGAGGATTATCAAATTATTGAAAGATTGAGAAAATATTCTAGCAAGGTAATTTTGGTTTTAAACAAAGTAGATACTAAAGATAAGGAATTTTTAGCTCATGAATTTCATAATTTAGGATTTAAGCGATATTTTTTTGTTAGTGCAGTGCATGGTCGAGGTATTACTAAGCTTAGAGATTTTTTAAAAGTAGAAGTCGGTGAAGCTAATATTGAGGATGAAGCTAACATTAAGGTTGGGATTATAGGCAAGCCCAATACAGGCAAGTCTACTCTTATTAATTATTTATCTGGAGATGAAGTTTCAATTGTTTCAGATAAACCTGGTACTACTAGAGATTTTATTAAAACTAGGTTTACTAAAAATGGAAAAGTTTTTGAGATTATTGATACAGCTGGGATAAGGCGAAGGGCAAGAGTAAATGAAATTGTTGAATATTATTCTGTTAATAGAGCATTAAAAGTAATTGATATGGTAGATGTTGTTTTTTTGTTGATTGATGTTAAAGAAGAGTTAACTTCTCAGGACAAAAAGATTGCTCATTATGCGACTAAAAAAGGAAAAGGAATTATTATTGTATTTAGCAAATGGGATCTTGTTGGAGAATCTAAGGGCCATTTTGAAACTTTAAAAAGTCGTGTGAAGTTCTTTTTCCCTGTTTTAAATTTTGCCCCTGTATTTAGAATTTCTGTTCATAAAAATATAGGCCTAAACTCTCTTTTTAAAGAGGCTTTTAAGTTAAAAGATCAGCTTGAGTTGAAGACCAGCACTCCAGATTTAAATAGAATGTTAAATTTATGGATCAAAGATTATCATTTAAATGTTTCTCATAAAGTAAAATATATTACACAAGTTAGTACTAATCCTGTCAAGTTTATTCTTTTTGCAAATAAAATAAAGAATTTCCCAAATTCTTACTATAATTATTTAGTAAATAATTTACGTGAAATTGGGTATAAAAATATTCCAATTTTAATAGAATTGAGGGAAAAAATAAGAGATTTAAAGTGA
- a CDS encoding DNA-directed RNA polymerase subunit alpha, whose protein sequence is MPVEKLLKDFTIPEKIEFLKSQDDGSYGKFTIYPFERGFGVTIGNTLRRVLLSSIEGYAITAMRIQSNNKDSSSKVVSSEFDLIPGVSEDTLEVIANIKNIHLKLGEGEQSKTISFSVSGKETNVLKASHFERDGVEVFNKDLVIATLSHDVNLDFEFQINYGRGYISSEQNSKYLEEVNVIALDSIFSPIEKVSYSVEDTRVGQRSDYDKLVMEIWTTGVISAKDAIKKAASIVREFLFPLVDFEDNASVSFEKSKSEDSNLLDMSIEKLDLSVRSLNCLAKENVRTLGELISKSAEELSKARNFGKKSLEEIIEKLGSYRLFLGMSKEDALSVLSKSIKISE, encoded by the coding sequence ATGCCTGTGGAAAAACTTTTGAAAGATTTCACCATACCTGAAAAAATTGAATTTTTAAAAAGCCAAGATGATGGGTCTTATGGTAAATTTACAATATATCCTTTTGAAAGAGGCTTTGGAGTTACTATAGGTAATACTTTAAGGCGTGTGTTGCTTTCTTCTATTGAAGGGTATGCTATTACTGCTATGAGAATCCAGTCTAACAATAAAGATTCTTCTTCAAAGGTTGTTTCAAGTGAATTTGATTTGATTCCTGGAGTTTCTGAAGATACTCTTGAAGTCATTGCTAATATTAAAAATATCCATTTGAAGCTTGGAGAAGGAGAGCAAAGCAAGACAATAAGCTTTAGTGTTAGTGGCAAGGAGACCAATGTTTTGAAAGCTTCTCATTTTGAAAGAGATGGAGTTGAGGTTTTTAATAAAGATTTAGTTATAGCTACTTTATCACATGATGTGAATTTGGATTTTGAATTTCAAATTAATTATGGCAGGGGTTATATATCTTCTGAGCAAAATTCTAAATATTTAGAAGAAGTTAATGTTATTGCTTTAGATTCTATATTTTCTCCTATAGAGAAAGTTTCATATTCTGTAGAAGATACTAGGGTTGGTCAAAGATCAGATTATGACAAGCTTGTAATGGAAATTTGGACTACCGGTGTGATTTCTGCCAAAGATGCAATAAAAAAAGCTGCATCAATAGTAAGAGAGTTTTTGTTTCCTCTTGTAGATTTTGAAGACAATGCTAGTGTATCTTTTGAAAAGTCAAAATCAGAAGATTCTAATTTGCTTGATATGAGTATTGAAAAATTAGATTTGTCAGTCAGATCTTTAAATTGTTTGGCAAAAGAAAATGTTAGAACTTTAGGAGAACTTATTAGTAAAAGTGCAGAGGAGCTTTCTAAAGCAAGGAATTTCGGGAAGAAAAGCTTAGAAGAGATAATCGAAAAACTTGGTTCTTATAGATTGTTTTTGGGAATGTCTAAAGAAGATGCTTTATCTGTATTGAGTAAGAGTATTAAAATATCTGAATAA
- a CDS encoding 50S rRNA methyltransferase → MKGSRNNLLNILCKSYPEKTREELIVLILTGNIYVNSHKEKNPKILVNKTSKIDLVENTFQVFVSRGGYKLLEALKSFEIEVKNKICIDVGSSTGGFTDCLLQCGANYVYSIDVGINQLSYKLRIDPRVKVLEKTNIFDVKKFSIVPNFAVVDVSFRSSISICANLIDKLSDNFIIVLIKPQFEFKSLNLDIKNFNGVVDIKYLKIILQSVIEKFYKNKLQVKNILKLKTKGKKGNQEFMFLVVRSDVLNIESSMLLLSNIEF, encoded by the coding sequence TTGAAAGGATCCAGAAATAATTTATTAAATATACTTTGTAAAAGTTATCCAGAAAAAACACGAGAAGAATTAATAGTTTTAATTTTAACAGGTAATATATATGTAAATTCTCATAAAGAAAAAAACCCCAAAATATTAGTAAATAAAACTAGTAAAATAGATCTAGTTGAGAATACTTTTCAAGTATTTGTATCAAGGGGGGGGTATAAGCTTTTGGAAGCCCTTAAGAGTTTTGAGATTGAAGTTAAAAATAAAATTTGTATTGATGTTGGCTCTTCAACTGGTGGTTTTACCGATTGTCTTTTGCAGTGTGGTGCTAATTATGTTTATTCGATTGATGTAGGTATTAATCAACTTTCTTATAAATTGAGAATTGATCCAAGAGTTAAAGTTTTGGAGAAAACCAATATTTTTGATGTTAAAAAATTTAGCATTGTGCCTAATTTTGCCGTTGTAGATGTTTCTTTCCGATCATCAATAAGCATATGTGCAAATTTAATCGATAAACTTTCTGATAATTTTATTATAGTTTTGATCAAGCCCCAGTTTGAGTTTAAAAGCTTAAATTTAGATATAAAAAATTTTAATGGTGTTGTGGATATAAAGTATTTGAAGATAATTTTGCAAAGTGTAATTGAAAAATTTTATAAAAATAAATTACAAGTTAAAAATATATTAAAGTTAAAAACCAAAGGTAAAAAAGGCAATCAGGAGTTTATGTTTTTAGTTGTTAGGTCAGATGTGTTAAATATTGAAAGTTCTATGTTATTGCTTAGCAATATTGAATTTTAG
- a CDS encoding ribonuclease Y yields MIYIIFSSIFAGFILGFLVRVFLGRLSLLDLEKNLTKVKEESQLEIENERRQIIANAKSQMLKEKNQQDRDIRDRKNEIVNLEKRLLQREETLDKRISALDKQQSRVDFKIKEFEQKEKVIREKEADLVKRLESISGLTREDAKKIVIEKVENESRRDAQIIINKSEQEAHLLADKVAKDILVSTMQRIVTEVSSEFTVASVELPNDEMKGRIIGKEGRNIRALETLIGADIIIDDTPEAVVISCFDPIRKELAKRTLERLVTDGRIHPARIEEVVYNVTNEINSIIQEEGEKVVFDLNIHGLDKRLIRGLGRLYFRSSYGQNVLSHSKETAIIGEILAKEMKLDPIVVKRACLLHDIGKGMESISDNSEGHAITGAELAQSCGESEIVVNAIAAHHNEVKPESLEAIVVQIADAISASRPGARRESLNNYINRLKRLEDIAYSFEGVQKCYAIQAGREVRIIVDNVLVNDEKSILLARDIAKKIEAEMRYPGKIKVTIIRETRVIEYAR; encoded by the coding sequence ATGATATATATTATTTTTTCTTCTATTTTTGCTGGCTTTATATTAGGATTTTTAGTAAGAGTTTTTTTAGGTAGATTGTCTTTATTAGATTTAGAAAAGAATCTGACAAAAGTAAAGGAAGAATCACAATTAGAGATAGAAAATGAAAGAAGGCAAATTATTGCTAATGCAAAATCTCAAATGCTTAAAGAGAAAAACCAGCAAGATAGGGATATAAGAGATCGGAAAAATGAGATTGTTAATCTAGAAAAAAGATTATTACAAAGGGAAGAGACTTTAGATAAAAGAATATCTGCTCTTGATAAGCAGCAGTCTAGGGTTGATTTTAAAATTAAAGAATTTGAACAAAAAGAAAAAGTAATAAGAGAAAAAGAAGCTGATCTTGTTAAAAGATTGGAGAGTATTTCTGGGCTTACAAGAGAAGATGCAAAAAAAATTGTAATTGAAAAAGTTGAGAATGAGTCTAGAAGAGATGCTCAGATTATTATCAATAAAAGTGAACAGGAAGCCCATTTATTAGCAGATAAAGTTGCAAAAGATATTTTAGTATCTACTATGCAGCGTATTGTCACAGAGGTAAGTTCGGAGTTTACAGTAGCTTCTGTTGAATTGCCCAATGATGAAATGAAGGGAAGGATTATAGGAAAAGAAGGGCGTAATATTAGAGCTCTTGAGACTTTAATAGGAGCTGACATTATCATTGATGATACTCCTGAAGCTGTTGTTATATCCTGTTTTGATCCAATAAGAAAAGAGCTTGCCAAGAGAACTTTAGAAAGACTTGTAACAGATGGTAGAATTCATCCTGCTAGGATTGAAGAGGTTGTATATAATGTTACCAACGAGATAAATAGCATTATTCAAGAAGAAGGCGAGAAAGTGGTTTTTGATCTTAATATACATGGACTTGACAAGAGACTTATTAGAGGATTAGGAAGACTTTATTTTAGAAGCAGTTATGGTCAAAATGTTTTAAGCCATTCCAAGGAAACAGCTATAATAGGAGAAATTTTAGCTAAAGAGATGAAATTGGATCCTATTGTAGTAAAAAGAGCATGTCTTTTGCATGATATTGGGAAAGGTATGGAAAGCATTTCTGATAATAGTGAAGGACACGCTATTACTGGCGCCGAACTTGCGCAAAGTTGTGGAGAAAGTGAAATTGTTGTTAATGCTATTGCTGCTCATCATAATGAAGTAAAACCTGAGAGCCTTGAAGCTATTGTTGTTCAAATAGCAGATGCAATTTCGGCGTCTCGTCCTGGTGCAAGGCGTGAAAGTTTAAATAACTATATAAATAGACTAAAAAGACTTGAGGACATTGCTTATAGTTTTGAAGGTGTTCAAAAATGTTATGCGATTCAAGCTGGTCGTGAAGTTAGAATTATTGTTGACAATGTTTTGGTTAATGATGAAAAATCAATTTTACTTGCTAGAGACATTGCTAAGAAAATAGAAGCTGAAATGAGGTATCCTGGTAAAATTAAAGTTACAATTATTCGTGAAACCAGAGTTATTGAATATGCAAGATAG
- a CDS encoding spore gernimation protein GerM yields the protein MKRKKTSSSTKSDILLILIAIILTIASLLLVIKNSLIMHIFKEQNYDNSIFESSETQNNKLIEAKKDTSKSTNIKMLRNESFLIQPPEIKKLEEELKQNQRNNNLKNKTFIKLYFIKVTSEGYFLRQTVKRAIYYDKNILEETLKSLIKGPNEYELKNNFLSLIPIKTKLLNLSLSEGIAKINLSKEFYENSFGIEGIINQIAQITLTCLEIKGIDGIILTIENNPIILEELNLNFSGILNKKTLDKY from the coding sequence TTGAAAAGAAAAAAAACTTCAAGCTCAACCAAATCAGACATACTTTTAATTTTAATTGCTATTATCTTAACAATAGCTAGTTTACTATTAGTAATCAAAAATTCTCTTATTATGCATATTTTTAAGGAGCAAAATTACGATAATAGTATATTTGAATCAAGTGAAACACAAAATAATAAATTAATCGAAGCTAAAAAAGACACAAGTAAAAGTACAAATATAAAAATGCTGAGAAATGAAAGTTTTTTAATCCAGCCACCAGAAATAAAAAAACTTGAAGAAGAGCTTAAACAAAACCAAAGAAATAATAACCTTAAAAACAAAACATTTATTAAACTTTATTTTATAAAAGTCACCTCCGAAGGTTATTTTTTAAGACAAACCGTAAAAAGAGCTATATATTACGACAAAAATATTTTAGAAGAAACGCTAAAATCTTTAATCAAAGGGCCAAATGAATACGAGCTAAAAAATAATTTTTTAAGTTTAATCCCCATAAAAACCAAGCTGTTGAACTTAAGTCTAAGCGAAGGAATTGCCAAAATAAACTTATCTAAAGAATTTTATGAAAATAGTTTCGGTATTGAAGGAATAATTAATCAAATTGCTCAAATAACTTTAACATGTCTTGAAATTAAAGGAATTGATGGAATAATTTTAACAATAGAAAACAATCCAATAATACTTGAAGAATTAAACTTAAACTTTTCAGGAATACTAAATAAAAAGACTTTAGACAAATACTAA